Proteins encoded within one genomic window of Xylophilus sp. GOD-11R:
- the pxpB gene encoding 5-oxoprolinase subunit PxpB — MNAPLRGAALARPHPRIQPLGDSALRIVLGDTLDPTVNRRVCDLADRVLVATVAGRLPGVTEVLPAFAVVGVHYRAEQIPAAIGESPFAALSRMLLPLLADPADAPARGPSRLLEIPVCYGGEFGPDLQSSAEACGITPDELVRLHQQPGEEQRVYMVGFAPGNPYIGRLDPVLSLPRRATPRTSMPVGTICIANRQTVVYPITAPGGWNMIGRTPLRLFDARRAEPCLLRPGDRVVFRAIDAQTYAVEARKIDATASGTSA, encoded by the coding sequence TTGAACGCCCCCTTGCGTGGCGCCGCGCTCGCCCGGCCGCATCCGCGCATCCAGCCGCTAGGCGACAGCGCATTGCGCATCGTGCTCGGCGACACCCTCGATCCGACGGTGAACCGCCGCGTCTGCGACCTGGCCGACCGGGTGCTGGTGGCCACCGTCGCCGGTCGACTGCCGGGCGTCACCGAGGTGCTGCCCGCGTTCGCGGTGGTGGGCGTGCATTACCGGGCCGAGCAGATTCCCGCCGCGATCGGCGAAAGCCCCTTCGCGGCGTTGTCGCGCATGCTGCTGCCGCTACTCGCCGACCCGGCCGACGCACCTGCGCGCGGGCCGTCGCGGCTGCTGGAGATTCCGGTCTGCTACGGCGGCGAATTCGGCCCCGACCTGCAATCCAGCGCGGAGGCCTGCGGCATCACGCCCGACGAACTCGTTCGCCTGCACCAGCAACCGGGCGAGGAGCAACGCGTCTACATGGTCGGCTTCGCGCCGGGCAATCCCTACATCGGCCGGCTCGACCCGGTGCTGAGCCTGCCCCGTCGCGCCACGCCGCGCACCAGCATGCCGGTGGGCACGATCTGCATCGCCAACCGGCAGACCGTGGTCTACCCCATCACCGCGCCCGGCGGCTGGAACATGATCGGCCGCACGCCCCTGCGCCTGTTCGACGCCCGCCGCGCCGAGCCCTGCCTGCTGCGGCCCGGCGACCGGGTCGTCTTCCGCGCCATCGATGCACAAACCTACGCCGTCGAAGCCCGCAAGATCGACGCAACGGCGAGCGGAACATCGGCATGA
- a CDS encoding biotin-dependent carboxyltransferase family protein, with amino-acid sequence MTIEVLKPGLLSTFQDLGRIGHQAIGMPTCGAMDALSHRIANALVGNHENEATLEITLVGPTLRFGRAATIVLAGADLGASVHPTDACAVPLAPLRPVTVTPGTVLQFGRRKAGVRSYLALQGGFGLPPLMDSASTYLRGALGGWQGRALQKGDLLPLPPEPPAEATPVIAGTATALLLGLLERPRGAAVRLIEGPEWAQFNRASQRALMSGVYRIGSQSDRMGYRLEGPSLQRDEPRDMLSEAVAFGTMQVPPDGRPIVLMADRQTSGGYPRMAQVASVDLPLLAQHMPGDTLRFEPISLDAAQHLLVRRARAMQRLAHALRPHLPQPETT; translated from the coding sequence ATGACCATCGAGGTACTCAAACCCGGTCTGCTCAGCACCTTCCAGGACCTCGGCCGCATCGGCCACCAGGCCATCGGCATGCCGACCTGCGGCGCCATGGACGCGCTGTCCCACCGCATCGCCAACGCCCTGGTGGGCAACCACGAGAACGAAGCCACGCTAGAGATCACGCTGGTGGGCCCCACGCTGCGTTTCGGCCGCGCCGCCACCATCGTGCTGGCCGGCGCCGACCTTGGCGCCAGCGTGCACCCGACCGATGCCTGCGCCGTGCCGCTCGCGCCGCTGCGGCCGGTCACCGTCACGCCCGGCACGGTGCTGCAGTTCGGCCGCCGCAAGGCCGGCGTGCGCAGCTACCTCGCACTGCAAGGCGGTTTCGGCTTGCCGCCGCTGATGGACAGCGCCAGCACCTACCTGCGCGGTGCCCTGGGCGGCTGGCAGGGCCGGGCGCTGCAGAAGGGCGACCTGCTGCCGCTGCCACCCGAGCCCCCCGCCGAGGCAACACCGGTCATCGCCGGCACGGCCACTGCGCTGCTGCTCGGTCTGCTGGAGCGACCGCGCGGCGCGGCGGTGCGGCTGATCGAAGGGCCGGAATGGGCGCAGTTCAACCGAGCCTCGCAACGCGCGCTGATGTCGGGCGTCTACCGCATCGGATCGCAGTCCGACCGCATGGGTTACCGGCTCGAAGGACCATCCCTGCAACGCGACGAGCCGCGCGACATGCTCTCCGAAGCGGTCGCCTTCGGCACCATGCAGGTACCGCCGGACGGCCGCCCCATCGTGCTGATGGCCGACCGCCAGACCAGCGGCGGCTATCCGCGCATGGCGCAGGTGGCCTCGGTCGACCTTCCCCTGCTGGCCCAGCACATGCCGGGCGACACGCTGCGTTTCGAGCCGATATCCTTGGATGCCGCGCAACACCTGCTGGTGCGGCGCGCCCGGGCGATGCAGCGGCTCGCCCACGCCCTTCGACCCCACCTGCCGCAGCCGGAGACCACATGA
- a CDS encoding 5-oxoprolinase subunit PxpA produces MNVDLNSDMGESYGAWRMGDDLALLGHVSSANIACGFHAGDPDTMARTAAAAVQRGVAIGAHPSLPDLQGFGRRTMQISESEAYGITLYQAAAMQGFARAAGTTMRHVKAHGALYNMAAKDAKLSGAICRAVRDLDPKLVVFALAGSVMVDVARDMGLPVAQEVFADRSYQDDGSLTPRSHAGAMITDLQQSIAQVRRMLHEGFVRSLTGADVPIRADTICLHGDQPGAAVFAAAMREALVADGIAIRSPGGTA; encoded by the coding sequence ATGAACGTCGACCTCAATTCCGACATGGGCGAGAGCTACGGCGCCTGGCGCATGGGCGACGACCTCGCCCTGCTCGGCCATGTCAGCTCCGCCAACATCGCCTGCGGCTTCCATGCCGGCGACCCCGACACCATGGCCCGCACCGCAGCGGCCGCCGTGCAGCGCGGCGTGGCCATCGGCGCGCATCCCAGCCTGCCCGACCTGCAGGGGTTCGGCCGGCGCACGATGCAGATCAGCGAATCGGAGGCCTACGGCATCACCCTCTACCAGGCCGCCGCGATGCAGGGTTTCGCCCGCGCGGCCGGCACCACCATGCGCCATGTCAAGGCGCACGGCGCGCTCTACAACATGGCGGCCAAGGATGCCAAGCTCTCCGGCGCCATCTGCCGCGCGGTACGCGACCTGGACCCGAAGCTGGTCGTCTTCGCCCTGGCGGGCAGCGTGATGGTGGACGTGGCGCGCGACATGGGCCTGCCCGTGGCCCAGGAGGTGTTTGCCGACCGCAGCTACCAGGACGACGGCAGCCTCACGCCGCGCAGCCATGCGGGCGCGATGATCACCGACCTGCAGCAGTCCATCGCCCAGGTGCGGCGCATGCTGCACGAAGGTTTCGTGCGGTCGCTGACCGGCGCCGACGTGCCGATCCGCGCCGACACCATCTGCCTGCACGGCGACCAGCCCGGCGCGGCGGTTTTCGCCGCGGCGATGCGCGAAGCCCTGGTGGCCGACGGCATCGCCATCCGGTCGCCGGGCGGCACGGCCTGA
- a CDS encoding VOC family protein — MSAILPTTAAMPPFHLAFPVHDIAAARAFYGDLLGCPEGRSSDTWVDFNFYGHQIVAHLAPEECGHRSASQVDGHDVPVRHFGALLSIPQWEELAEKLKAVGTKFVIEPYVRFKGEVGEQATMFFLDPSGNAVEIKAFANFDNLFAK, encoded by the coding sequence ATGTCCGCCATCCTGCCCACCACCGCCGCCATGCCCCCGTTCCACCTCGCGTTTCCGGTGCACGACATCGCCGCCGCACGCGCTTTCTATGGCGACCTGCTCGGCTGCCCGGAAGGCCGCAGTTCGGACACCTGGGTCGACTTCAACTTCTACGGCCACCAGATCGTGGCCCACCTCGCGCCCGAAGAGTGCGGCCACCGCAGCGCCAGCCAGGTCGACGGCCACGACGTGCCGGTGCGCCACTTCGGCGCGTTGCTGAGCATTCCGCAGTGGGAAGAACTGGCCGAGAAGCTCAAGGCCGTCGGCACCAAGTTCGTCATCGAGCCCTATGTGCGCTTCAAGGGCGAGGTCGGCGAACAGGCCACCATGTTCTTCCTGGATCCGTCGGGCAACGCGGTCGAGATCAAGGCTTTCGCCAACTTCGACAACCTGTTCGCCAAGTGA
- a CDS encoding LysR family transcriptional regulator, giving the protein MLKELRTFLAVARHGTFSRTADRIGLTQSAVSAQIQRLEESLGFPLFDRHGRLATLNAAGRETVERAEQLVAMFEQLHRKPGGEDFSVQLRIGAIASVQAAGLPDALVGLRAAQPRVRVRIVPGVSLSLLGMVDAGELDAAVMIRPPFTLPSELAWHPLWSERFVLAVPAGVKGRDWRKLLQQHPFLRYDRASFGGRLVAQFLQAEGLEVQEAVEMDELGGIVKLVANGLGVALLPESRPYFPTGDGVRVIGLGPAEFRRDIGMVERVRNGHAGIVDGLRNALRVSGVVPTQPRAGAGRPSVRKPVQARLA; this is encoded by the coding sequence ATGCTCAAAGAACTGCGCACCTTTCTGGCCGTCGCCCGCCACGGCACTTTCTCGCGCACGGCCGACCGCATCGGACTCACCCAGTCGGCCGTCAGTGCGCAGATCCAGCGGCTGGAGGAATCCCTGGGATTTCCGCTGTTCGACCGCCACGGCCGGCTCGCCACGCTCAACGCTGCCGGACGCGAGACGGTCGAGCGCGCGGAACAGCTCGTCGCCATGTTCGAGCAGTTGCACCGCAAGCCCGGCGGCGAGGATTTTTCGGTGCAGCTGCGCATCGGCGCCATCGCCTCGGTGCAGGCGGCCGGATTGCCCGACGCGCTGGTCGGACTGCGTGCCGCGCAGCCCCGGGTGCGGGTGCGCATCGTGCCCGGGGTGTCGCTGTCGCTGCTGGGCATGGTGGATGCCGGCGAGCTCGACGCAGCGGTGATGATCCGCCCGCCCTTCACCCTGCCTTCGGAACTCGCCTGGCATCCGCTGTGGTCTGAACGCTTCGTGCTGGCGGTACCGGCCGGCGTGAAGGGTCGCGACTGGCGCAAGCTGCTGCAGCAACACCCTTTTCTGCGCTACGACCGCGCCTCCTTCGGCGGGCGCCTGGTCGCGCAGTTCCTGCAGGCCGAAGGGCTGGAGGTGCAGGAGGCCGTCGAGATGGACGAGCTCGGCGGCATCGTGAAGCTGGTGGCCAACGGGCTCGGCGTGGCCCTGCTGCCCGAGAGCCGGCCCTACTTTCCGACCGGCGACGGGGTGCGTGTCATCGGCCTCGGCCCGGCGGAGTTCCGGCGCGACATCGGCATGGTGGAGCGGGTGCGCAACGGCCACGCCGGCATCGTCGATGGCCTGCGCAACGCCTTGCGCGTCAGCGGCGTGGTGCCGACGCAGCCGCGCGCCGGCGCGGGCCGCCCCTCGGTCCGCAAGCCGGTGCAGGCGCGCCTGGCCTGA
- a CDS encoding EAL domain-containing protein, with product MQAADRRVNELESLAALKALEVLDTEPEEAFQALVQAASAVCEVPISLISLIDEERQWFKANVGLPGVVETPRELAFCAHAVLGDELFEVPDATLDRRFHDNPLVAGRPDIRFYAGAPVTLSTGERIGTVCVIDRQPRQLTERQRFVLEQLALAAGKALEGRAALRKLAQQARALAERERALALVLDTVPSVMIYWDRDQVCRFANRACEAWFGRPMDAILGAQARDVLGPVLYAEKRHRLDAALRGEPQRFEQTIARPDGSPRHSLTFHVPDLLDGEVVGTLVQVTDITSLKETEQALRREAESLQRTNWLLHETAQDFAEAQRLGRIGSWEWDLTADMTTWSRELYRITGRQPGSTPPSVQERLKSFMPGSRERLAAAIADCRERGIAYALELEFRRHSDGEPRWIDARGAAMRDAHDAIVAVRGTVQDITDQKRAEQALRKSQEFLERTGTLAGVGGWEVDLASEQVTWSPEICRIHGVPTDYQPTLEEALAFYEPASQAAVQQAVRRAIEAGEGFDLELAIVRRDGEVRGVRVVGSAEMREGATVRLSGASQDVTERRRLAQKLAEQHELLRVTLQSIGDAVITTDQFGQVTWLNPVAERMTGWLGSEALGRPVAEVFHLVHEESREVALNPVQACLAEGRMVTLAQRSLLVSRDGSERGIEDSAAPIRNDGGDLLGAVLVFHDVSEQRRLSSEMTYRATHDSLTGLVNRAEFDHRLERTLAQSRSSDSENALLYIDLDQFKLVNDSCGHAVGDELLQQVSRLLREAVRSRDTLARLGGDEFAILLTHCNTVQARRVAQTICDRMDVFRFLHGDRRFRVGASIGLAPLDRRWANIDAAKQAADAACFAAKEGGRNRVHEWLDTDAGLRARHGQMQWAARIENAIDNDEFVLFGQRMQALSVPAAGLHAEVLLRLRDEDGSLIPPGAFLPAAERFHLATRIDRWVVTHAVRWLSQPEAVRMVGCLHVNLSGQSVSDRAFHAWVHTLLMEAGDAIRSRLCFEITETSAVTHMADAALFVDRIRAVGVRVALDDFGAGASSFGYLKKLRVDYLKIDGQFIRDLVTDPLAEAAVRCFIDVSRVMGLRTVAEFVEEPAVMARLADNGVHFAQGYLVHRPSPIDELLD from the coding sequence ATGCAAGCTGCCGATAGACGAGTCAACGAATTGGAGAGCCTCGCCGCGCTGAAGGCGCTGGAGGTGCTGGATACCGAACCCGAAGAAGCCTTTCAGGCGCTGGTGCAGGCGGCGTCTGCCGTATGCGAGGTGCCGATCAGCCTCATCAGCCTGATCGACGAGGAGCGCCAGTGGTTCAAGGCCAACGTGGGCTTGCCGGGCGTGGTGGAGACCCCGCGCGAACTGGCCTTCTGCGCGCACGCGGTGCTGGGCGACGAACTCTTCGAGGTGCCCGACGCCACGCTCGACCGACGTTTCCACGACAACCCGTTGGTCGCCGGCCGGCCCGACATCCGCTTCTATGCCGGCGCACCGGTCACCTTGAGCACCGGCGAGCGCATCGGCACCGTCTGCGTGATCGACCGCCAGCCGCGCCAGCTCACCGAACGCCAGCGTTTCGTGCTGGAGCAACTGGCACTGGCTGCCGGCAAGGCGCTGGAAGGGCGCGCGGCGTTGCGCAAGCTCGCCCAGCAGGCCCGCGCCCTGGCCGAGCGGGAGCGCGCGCTCGCGCTGGTGCTCGATACCGTGCCGTCGGTCATGATCTATTGGGACCGCGACCAGGTCTGCCGTTTCGCCAACCGCGCCTGCGAAGCCTGGTTCGGCCGGCCGATGGATGCCATCCTGGGCGCCCAGGCCCGCGACGTCCTGGGGCCGGTGCTCTACGCCGAAAAGCGCCATCGCCTCGACGCGGCCCTGCGCGGCGAACCGCAGCGTTTCGAGCAGACCATCGCCCGGCCCGACGGCTCGCCGCGCCACAGCCTGACTTTCCACGTACCCGACCTCCTCGACGGCGAGGTGGTCGGCACGCTGGTGCAGGTGACCGACATCACCTCGCTGAAGGAAACCGAGCAGGCCCTGCGTCGCGAGGCCGAAAGCCTGCAGCGCACCAACTGGCTGCTGCACGAAACCGCCCAGGACTTCGCCGAGGCCCAGCGGCTGGGCCGCATCGGCAGCTGGGAATGGGACTTGACGGCCGACATGACCACCTGGTCACGAGAGCTCTACCGCATCACTGGAAGGCAGCCGGGCAGCACGCCACCGTCGGTGCAGGAGCGGCTGAAATCGTTCATGCCCGGCTCGCGCGAGCGGCTTGCCGCCGCGATCGCGGATTGCCGCGAACGTGGCATTGCCTACGCTCTGGAATTGGAGTTCCGGCGCCATTCGGACGGCGAACCGCGCTGGATCGACGCGCGTGGCGCGGCCATGCGCGACGCCCACGACGCGATCGTCGCCGTGCGTGGCACGGTGCAGGACATCACCGACCAGAAGCGCGCCGAGCAGGCCTTGCGCAAGAGCCAGGAGTTTCTGGAGCGCACCGGCACGCTCGCCGGGGTCGGCGGCTGGGAGGTCGATCTGGCCAGCGAACAGGTCACCTGGTCGCCCGAGATCTGCCGGATCCACGGCGTGCCCACCGACTACCAGCCGACGCTGGAGGAGGCCTTGGCGTTCTACGAGCCGGCGTCGCAGGCGGCGGTGCAGCAGGCGGTGCGGCGGGCCATCGAGGCGGGTGAGGGCTTCGACCTGGAACTGGCCATCGTGCGCCGCGACGGCGAGGTGCGCGGCGTGCGCGTGGTGGGCTCGGCCGAAATGCGGGAGGGGGCGACGGTGCGTCTGTCCGGCGCCTCCCAGGACGTGACCGAGCGCCGCCGGCTGGCGCAGAAACTGGCGGAGCAGCACGAGTTGTTGCGGGTGACCCTGCAGTCGATCGGCGACGCGGTCATCACCACCGACCAGTTCGGCCAGGTGACCTGGCTCAACCCGGTGGCCGAACGCATGACCGGCTGGCTCGGCTCCGAGGCGCTGGGCCGGCCGGTGGCCGAGGTGTTCCACCTGGTCCACGAAGAGAGTCGCGAGGTCGCGCTGAACCCGGTGCAGGCCTGCCTGGCCGAGGGGCGCATGGTGACGCTGGCGCAGCGTTCGCTGCTGGTATCGCGCGATGGATCCGAGCGCGGCATCGAGGACTCTGCCGCGCCGATCCGCAACGATGGCGGTGACCTGCTCGGTGCGGTGCTGGTGTTCCACGACGTGTCAGAGCAGCGCCGGCTGTCGAGCGAGATGACTTACCGTGCGACCCATGACTCGTTGACCGGCCTGGTCAACCGCGCCGAGTTCGACCATCGGCTGGAGCGCACGCTGGCGCAGTCGCGCAGCAGTGATTCCGAAAACGCGCTGCTCTACATCGACCTCGACCAGTTCAAGCTGGTCAACGACTCCTGCGGCCACGCGGTGGGCGACGAGCTGCTGCAGCAGGTCTCGCGCCTGCTGCGCGAGGCGGTGCGCAGCCGCGACACCCTGGCGCGGCTCGGCGGCGACGAATTCGCGATCCTGCTGACGCACTGCAACACGGTGCAGGCGCGGCGCGTGGCACAGACCATCTGCGACCGCATGGACGTGTTCCGTTTCCTGCACGGCGACCGGCGTTTCCGGGTCGGCGCGAGCATCGGCTTGGCGCCGCTGGACCGGCGCTGGGCCAACATCGACGCGGCCAAGCAGGCCGCCGACGCCGCTTGTTTCGCGGCCAAGGAAGGCGGCCGCAACCGCGTGCACGAATGGCTGGACACCGACGCCGGCCTGCGTGCCCGCCACGGCCAGATGCAATGGGCCGCGCGCATCGAAAACGCCATCGACAACGACGAATTCGTGCTGTTCGGCCAGCGCATGCAGGCGCTGTCGGTGCCGGCCGCGGGCCTGCATGCCGAAGTGCTGCTGCGCCTGCGCGACGAGGACGGCTCGCTCATCCCGCCCGGCGCGTTTCTGCCGGCGGCCGAGCGCTTTCACCTGGCCACGCGCATCGACCGCTGGGTGGTGACGCACGCGGTGCGCTGGTTGTCGCAGCCCGAGGCGGTGCGCATGGTCGGATGCCTGCATGTCAACCTGTCGGGTCAGTCGGTGAGCGATCGCGCCTTTCACGCCTGGGTGCACACGCTGCTGATGGAGGCGGGTGACGCGATCCGCTCGCGGCTGTGCTTCGAGATCACCGAGACTTCGGCGGTCACCCACATGGCCGACGCCGCTTTGTTCGTGGACCGCATCCGCGCCGTCGGCGTGCGGGTGGCGCTGGATGATTTCGGCGCCGGCGCCTCGTCGTTCGGCTACCTGAAGAAGCTGCGGGTGGACTATCTCAAGATCGACGGCCAGTTCATCCGCGACCTGGTGACCGATCCGTTGGCCGAGGCCGCGGTGCGCTGCTTCATCGACGTGTCGCGGGTGATGGGGCTGCGTACGGTGGCCGAGTTCGTCGAGGAGCCGGCGGTGATGGCGCGTCTGGCCGACAACGGCGTGCACTTCGCGCAGGGCTACCTGGTGCATAGGCCCTCGCCGATCGACGAGCTGCTCGACTAG
- a CDS encoding nitronate monooxygenase family protein, which yields MSTWPDTRILDLFGIALPILQAPMAGPCWHEMAIAVGQTGGLGALPCAMLSEAQIRAEVAQVRQASEAPLNLNFFCHTAPAPDAERDAAWRAALRPYYLEAGLDPDMPVPASVRHPFDATTCALVEALRPEVVSFHFGLPAPDLLARVKAMGAKVISSATTVDEAVWLEERGVDAVIAMGFEAGGHRGVFLRDEVYSQLGTFALVPQVVDAVRVPVIAAGGIADGRGVAAAFVLGASAVQVGTAFLHTPEARLPAVHRAALSGPMARQTALTNLFTGRPARGIVNRLMRELGPLSSAAPAFPSAGGALTPLKTATEGGEHAGDFVSLWAGQAAPLGRAMSASELTGALAEDALALLQR from the coding sequence ATGAGCACCTGGCCCGACACCCGCATCCTCGACCTGTTCGGCATCGCCCTGCCCATCTTGCAGGCGCCCATGGCAGGCCCTTGCTGGCACGAGATGGCGATCGCCGTCGGCCAGACCGGCGGCCTCGGCGCCCTGCCCTGCGCGATGCTGAGCGAAGCGCAGATCCGCGCCGAAGTCGCCCAGGTGCGCCAGGCCTCGGAGGCGCCGCTCAACCTCAACTTCTTCTGCCACACCGCGCCCGCGCCCGATGCCGAGCGCGACGCCGCCTGGCGCGCCGCGCTGCGGCCCTACTACCTCGAAGCCGGCCTCGACCCCGACATGCCGGTGCCGGCTTCGGTGCGGCACCCTTTCGACGCGACCACCTGCGCGCTGGTGGAAGCACTGCGGCCGGAAGTGGTGAGCTTTCATTTCGGCCTGCCCGCGCCGGACCTGCTGGCCCGGGTCAAGGCCATGGGCGCGAAGGTCATCTCGTCGGCCACCACGGTCGACGAGGCCGTCTGGCTGGAAGAGCGCGGCGTCGACGCCGTCATCGCCATGGGCTTCGAAGCCGGCGGCCACCGCGGCGTGTTCCTGCGCGACGAGGTCTACAGCCAGCTCGGCACCTTCGCGCTGGTGCCGCAGGTGGTCGACGCGGTGCGGGTGCCGGTGATCGCGGCCGGCGGCATCGCCGACGGCCGGGGCGTGGCCGCCGCCTTCGTGCTGGGCGCATCGGCCGTGCAGGTCGGCACCGCCTTCCTGCACACGCCCGAGGCACGGCTGCCGGCCGTGCACCGAGCGGCGCTGTCGGGGCCAATGGCACGGCAGACCGCGTTGACCAACCTCTTCACCGGGCGACCGGCGCGCGGCATCGTCAACCGGCTGATGCGCGAGCTCGGCCCGCTGTCGTCCGCCGCGCCGGCCTTCCCCTCGGCCGGCGGGGCGCTGACGCCGCTCAAGACCGCCACCGAAGGCGGCGAGCACGCCGGCGACTTCGTGTCGCTGTGGGCCGGCCAGGCCGCGCCGCTGGGGCGCGCGATGTCGGCATCCGAGCTGACCGGCGCGCTGGCCGAAGACGCGCTGGCCCTGCTGCAGCGCTGA
- a CDS encoding ferritin-like domain-containing protein gives MPVKTLEDLFIHSLSDVYSAEKQLTKALPKMARAASSEELKTLFTAHLEETQGQVERIDQVVEASGLKLKRIKCAAMEGLVEESQETIEEVEKGPVLDAGLIAAAQKVEHYEIATYGTLCALAKTLGMDKRIIELLQDTLAEEKGADQKLSALAAAQVNETAVAA, from the coding sequence ATGCCCGTCAAGACCCTCGAAGACCTGTTCATCCATTCGCTGTCGGACGTCTACAGCGCCGAGAAGCAGCTGACCAAGGCGCTGCCCAAGATGGCGCGAGCCGCCTCCAGCGAGGAACTCAAGACGCTGTTCACCGCCCACCTGGAGGAGACGCAAGGCCAGGTCGAGCGCATCGACCAGGTGGTGGAGGCCAGCGGCCTGAAGCTCAAGCGCATCAAGTGCGCGGCCATGGAAGGTCTGGTGGAGGAGAGCCAGGAAACCATCGAGGAAGTGGAGAAAGGCCCGGTGCTCGACGCCGGCCTGATCGCCGCCGCACAGAAAGTGGAGCACTACGAGATCGCCACCTACGGCACGCTGTGCGCCCTGGCCAAGACGCTCGGCATGGACAAACGCATCATCGAGCTGCTGCAGGACACCCTGGCCGAGGAAAAAGGCGCCGACCAGAAGCTGAGTGCCCTGGCCGCTGCCCAGGTCAACGAAACCGCCGTGGCGGCCTGA
- a CDS encoding HipA domain-containing protein codes for MASRKPASRPHVEVHLDAAELSPATHIGNLFPGQERVDLSPSFEYTASWLASPDAIAIDPRLDLFEGEQHSPDGRGFGVFADCAPDRWGRVLMERREIKSAADEGRPRARMNEMFFMLGVNDFTRSGALRFRVPPGKAFVDDSPLPTPPATDLRELAMVARKLDGPRPEDLPEYARWLSMLVAPGTSLGGARPKATYSGQDGTLWLAKFPGHNDSYDWGSWEYLAYLLARKAGVDMPEAERVLHGDRYHTYLVKRFDRVGGGGGVVQTRRMYASAMTLTGRCDGQEGGSYLDVVQALEDHGGAGLQADLEQLFRRALFNLLVGNRDDHLRNHGFLLGRSGWRLAPAFDINPNPARDHHALSWDGISDAPDAQALLASAGLYRVDAATARSIVEEVRDVVSAWAALARELDIPRVEIELMRQAFLD; via the coding sequence ATGGCCAGCAGGAAACCGGCTTCCCGGCCTCATGTGGAAGTACATCTCGACGCGGCCGAGCTGAGCCCCGCCACGCACATTGGCAATCTGTTTCCCGGCCAGGAGCGCGTCGACCTGTCGCCCAGTTTCGAATACACCGCATCGTGGCTGGCATCGCCCGACGCCATCGCGATCGATCCACGGCTCGATCTGTTCGAAGGCGAGCAGCATTCGCCGGATGGCCGTGGCTTCGGTGTCTTCGCCGACTGCGCGCCCGACCGGTGGGGGCGGGTGCTGATGGAGCGGCGCGAGATCAAGTCGGCCGCCGACGAAGGCCGGCCTCGCGCCCGGATGAACGAAATGTTCTTCATGCTCGGTGTCAACGACTTCACCCGCTCCGGTGCGCTACGTTTCCGTGTGCCGCCGGGCAAGGCCTTCGTGGACGACAGCCCCTTGCCCACGCCTCCTGCGACCGACCTGCGCGAGCTGGCCATGGTCGCCCGCAAGCTCGATGGCCCGCGGCCCGAAGACCTGCCCGAATACGCGCGCTGGCTCTCGATGCTCGTGGCACCCGGCACCTCGCTCGGCGGTGCGCGACCCAAGGCCACCTACAGCGGCCAGGACGGCACCTTGTGGCTGGCCAAGTTCCCCGGCCACAACGACAGCTACGACTGGGGCAGTTGGGAATACCTCGCCTACCTGTTGGCGCGAAAGGCCGGCGTCGACATGCCCGAGGCCGAACGCGTGCTGCACGGCGACCGCTATCACACCTACCTGGTCAAGCGCTTCGATCGCGTCGGCGGCGGCGGTGGCGTCGTGCAGACGCGCCGGATGTACGCCAGCGCGATGACGCTTACCGGGCGCTGCGACGGCCAGGAAGGCGGCAGCTACCTGGATGTCGTGCAGGCACTCGAAGACCACGGCGGTGCCGGCCTCCAAGCGGATCTGGAACAGCTTTTCCGTCGCGCTTTATTCAACCTGCTCGTGGGCAACCGCGACGACCACTTGCGCAACCACGGCTTTTTGCTCGGTCGTTCGGGCTGGCGACTGGCGCCGGCGTTCGACATCAACCCCAACCCCGCAAGGGATCACCATGCACTGAGCTGGGACGGCATATCGGATGCGCCGGACGCCCAGGCCCTGCTCGCCAGCGCCGGCCTGTACCGCGTCGATGCCGCGACGGCGCGGTCGATCGTGGAGGAGGTGCGCGACGTGGTGTCAGCCTGGGCCGCCCTTGCGCGGGAGTTGGATATTCCCCGCGTCGAGATCGAACTGATGCGGCAAGCCTTCCTGGATTGA
- a CDS encoding helix-turn-helix transcriptional regulator, with translation MPRLKRALVPALAKTATGLGQRIELARARRDISATLFAERVGIDPKTLARLEAGDPNVSLGSYLKALRVLRLEADIDQVAAQDVLGQKLQDARALRARGRKTSSS, from the coding sequence ATGCCACGCCTGAAACGCGCTCTCGTCCCGGCTCTTGCCAAGACCGCGACAGGTCTGGGCCAGCGTATCGAGCTCGCCCGTGCTCGCCGGGACATCTCCGCGACACTGTTCGCCGAACGTGTCGGCATCGATCCCAAGACACTCGCGCGACTGGAAGCCGGCGACCCGAACGTCTCCCTCGGCTCCTACCTGAAGGCCTTGCGGGTGCTTCGGCTCGAAGCCGACATCGACCAGGTGGCCGCCCAGGACGTGCTGGGCCAGAAGCTGCAGGACGCCCGCGCCCTGCGGGCACGCGGCCGCAAAACCTCGTCCAGCTGA